A region from the Sebastes umbrosus isolate fSebUmb1 chromosome 18, fSebUmb1.pri, whole genome shotgun sequence genome encodes:
- the mycn gene encoding N-myc protein: MPTIVKNSDLEFDSLQPCFYPDEDDFYFCGPDSAPPGEDIWKKFELLPTPPLSPSRAALPGEPAAEPPLLGFGLGDPLDWASELLLLPEDDIWGASDDGDLFGGSALDTNPDNIIIQDCMWSGFSAREKLERVVTEKLGKAISISTGATTSRSVCVKLPEVVSCSSASECVDPTVVFPFPVNNKKNSSRDSTETVNTPTTHGSAPSDSEEEDDEEDDDDEEDEEEEEEEEDEEEDDDDEEEEEEIDVVTVEKRRSTISKASPMATGTVTISVHPKSQEARGSGVVSRFVSRAPQELILKRSSVHQQQHNYAAPSPYASDDDPAPPPKKQRTSDAPRPPTRTISSSSSSSSTSCSSVTSTSGPRSKRSASGDSSPRGSSDSEDSERRRNHNILERQRRNDLRSSFLTLRDHVPELAHNEKAAKVLILKKATEYVSSLETEETRLQQEKDRLQARRQQLMRRLEQARTR, encoded by the exons atgccCACGATTGTAAAAAACTCCGATTTGGAGTTTGACTCCTTACAACCGTGTTTCTACCCGGATGAGGACGACTTCTACTTCTGTGGTCCCGACTCTGCGCCACCAGGAGAGGACATCTGGAAGAAATTCGAGTTGTTGCCCACTCCGCCTCTCTCTCCGAGCCGAGCCGCGCTACCTGGAGAGCCGGCAGCAGAGCCTCCTCTTCTGGGCTTCGGCCTGGGAGACCCGCTGGACTGGGCTtcggagctgctgctgctgccggaggACGATATCTGGGGGGCGTCCGACGATGGAGACCTGTTCGGCGGCTCCGCTTTGGATACTAACCCGGACAACATCATCATCCAGGACTGTATGTGGAGCGGCTTCTCCGCCAGGGAGAAGCTGGAGAGGGTGGTGACGGAGAAACTCGGCAAGGCGATTTCCATTTCTACTGGAGCCACCACCAGCAGGAGCGTGTGCGTAAAGCTGCCGGAGGTTGTGAGCTGCAGCTCGGCGTCAGAGTGCGTGGACCCCACGGTAGTCTTCCCTTTCCCGGTGAACAACAAGAAGAACAGCAGCAGGGACTCAACCGAGACTGTAAACACACCCACAACCCACGGGAGCGCTCCCAGTGACTCCG aagaggaagatgacgaagaagacgacgacgacgaagaagacgaagaagaagaagaagaagaagaagacgaggaggaggatgatgatgacgaggaagaggaggaagagattgATGTGGTGACGGTAGAGAAGAGGCGATCCACAATCAGCAAGGCGTCACCAATGGCGACGGGTACGGTTACTATATCTGTGCATCCCAAGAGCCAAGAGGCGAGAGGGTCCGGCGTGGTGAGCCGGTTCGTCAGCAGAGCTCCTCAGGAGCTGATCCTGAAGAGGAGCTCGGTCCACCAGCAGCAACACAACTACGCAGCGCCCTCGCCGTACGCTTCGGACGACGACCCCGCCCCGCCGCCAAAGAAGCAGAGGACATCAGACGCCCCCCGACCTCCCACCAGAACCATCTCGTCGTCCTCCTCGTCGTCCTCCACGTCCTGCAGCTCGGTCACCAGCACGTCGGGGCCGCGCAGCAAGCGCAGCGCCAGCGGGGACAGCAGCCCGCGCGGCAGCTCCGACTCGGAGGACAGCGAGCGTCGGCGCAACCACAACATCCTGGAGCGCCAGCGCCGCAACGACCTGCGCTCCAGCTTCCTGACGCTGCGCGACCACGTGCCGGAGCTGGCGCACAACGAGAAGGCGGCCAAGGTGCTGATCCTGAAGAAGGCCACAGAGTACGTGAGCTCGCTGGAGACGGAGGAGACGAGGCTGCAGCAGGAGAAGGACAGGCTCCAAGCCCGCCGGCAGCAGCTGATGCGCAGGCTGGAGCAGGCTAGGACTCGCTAA